In a single window of the Nitrospirota bacterium genome:
- a CDS encoding type II secretion system protein GspG, with amino-acid sequence MIRNHRGFTLIEVIVVAGIIAVLAGILVPLIFKEIDEAKITRASADIRSITSALIVMKKDTGMWPNLVNGGGACSAGVTLLYGGGVLPAGLAAFGWDQSSLQPLENYLSSDANACYGAQWKGPYLAQVTPDPWGNQYLINATNFSANGPVWIISAGPNGAIETDVTSAVPLGDDIGLRLK; translated from the coding sequence ATGATCAGGAATCATCGCGGTTTCACGCTCATAGAGGTCATCGTGGTTGCGGGAATCATAGCAGTCCTGGCAGGAATCCTCGTGCCGCTCATCTTCAAGGAGATCGATGAGGCGAAGATAACGAGGGCCTCGGCAGACATCAGGTCCATAACCAGCGCGCTTATCGTCATGAAAAAGGACACCGGAATGTGGCCGAATCTGGTCAATGGCGGCGGCGCATGTTCCGCGGGCGTGACACTGCTTTATGGAGGGGGCGTCTTACCGGCTGGCCTTGCGGCCTTTGGCTGGGATCAGTCGAGTCTCCAGCCGCTCGAGAATTATCTGTCTTCCGATGCCAATGCATGCTACGGAGCGCAGTGGAAAGGTCCCTACCTGGCTCAGGTTACCCCGGACCCCTGGGGGAACCAGTACCTGATCAATGCGACGAATTTCTCCGCGAACGGCCCGGTCTGGATCATATCCGCCGGTCCGAACGGCGCTATCGAAACAGATGTGACATCGGCAGTACCCCTGGGTGATGACATCGGCCTCAGGCTGAAATAA